The Acaryochloris thomasi RCC1774 genome contains a region encoding:
- a CDS encoding alpha/beta hydrolase has product MNPDLLAKMTADTRALVEQMQSQDSSPPEGDWIEAIRSEYRQIIPLAGEAEAVDSVEEYEIASDSGPIPLRLYRPAPGRRPALVYLHGGGFVSGDLETHDRPLRAIANRSNCTVIAVDYRLAPEHPFPAAPEDCFAALEWVRKEAEQLQIDATQIAVGGDSAGGLLAAAVCLMCRDRNRDQPTVQILIYPNTDLNADTDSWRELDFLHPSQSRENFLKQVELYTPDPDQRTLAYASPLHASDLSQLAPALIITAELDAQRDEGEAYAQRLREASCWVTHTRYPGVIHGFFQLGGAISSGKVAINEVAGFLRLHFSTQTEAEQEEYILRSAG; this is encoded by the coding sequence GAACCCAGACCTACTCGCCAAAATGACAGCGGACACCCGTGCCTTAGTGGAGCAAATGCAGTCCCAGGACTCCTCTCCACCCGAGGGGGACTGGATTGAGGCGATCCGCAGTGAGTATCGGCAAATTATTCCCCTCGCTGGGGAAGCTGAAGCCGTTGATTCTGTTGAAGAGTACGAGATTGCTTCAGATTCTGGCCCCATTCCGCTACGGCTTTATCGCCCCGCCCCCGGCAGACGGCCTGCACTGGTCTACTTGCATGGCGGTGGGTTCGTCAGTGGGGATTTGGAAACCCACGATCGGCCTTTACGTGCGATCGCAAACCGCAGCAACTGCACCGTGATTGCCGTTGACTACCGTCTAGCACCTGAACACCCCTTCCCTGCAGCACCCGAAGATTGCTTTGCCGCTTTGGAATGGGTCAGAAAAGAAGCGGAGCAACTTCAGATTGACGCAACTCAAATTGCAGTCGGAGGCGATAGTGCAGGAGGCTTGCTGGCTGCCGCCGTTTGTCTGATGTGTCGCGATCGCAACCGGGACCAGCCGACTGTCCAGATCTTGATCTATCCAAACACAGATCTGAATGCAGACACTGATTCATGGCGGGAGTTAGATTTTTTGCATCCATCTCAATCTCGTGAAAACTTTCTCAAGCAGGTTGAGTTGTATACCCCCGATCCAGATCAACGCACGCTAGCCTACGCTTCACCATTGCATGCCTCTGACTTGTCACAGCTAGCACCAGCCCTGATCATCACGGCAGAACTCGACGCTCAACGGGATGAAGGTGAGGCTTATGCCCAGCGACTGCGCGAGGCAAGTTGTTGGGTGACTCATACTCGTTACCCTGGCGTCATTCATGGCTTCTTTCAGCTAGGGGGCGCGATCTCGTCTGGCAAGGTTGCAATCAATGAAGTTGCAGGCTTCCTCCGCCTGCACTTCAGTACTCAAACAGAGGCAGAGCAGGAAGAATACATCCTACGTTCCGCAGGTTAG
- a CDS encoding type I polyketide synthase: MTHTPPVNEPRLAISHGDAISPEISAHRSLAAVLEQAAQTTAGLIYIEAQGNLLESSYAEVLARAERVLHGLRTLGAQPQDKIILQATRNQSFVEALWGCFLGGFVPVPLSVAPSYDVPSRKASQLLQTQQLLSAPIVLTNQALQQPIQRFCDEHRRDVSTMGHSPSIAVAAIENLRDGPPDRQWATEHHQDPALILMTSGSTGMPKGVMLSTENLLVSAAGMAAANSLSAADITLNWMPLEHVASLVMFHLTEVFLGCQQVQVANEWVLQNPLRWLDCIEQFRATATWAPNFAYGLINDQADQIQQRQWDLSSMRWMGNGAEAVVGKTTQRFLELLKPHSLTQTAVSPGYGMTETCSGIVHSHQFAPSTDTLVEVGSPIPGVSVRIVDHQDQVVIEGQIGALQVQGLTVTAGYYQQPDLNREIFTSDGWFRTGDLGFLKQGRLTITGREKDVIVINGINHYAHEIEAAVEDLKGVAVSYTAACAVSSAGEGAEQLALFFHPESSSGQDLALLLKQIRRTLSLELGISPDYLIPVAPEEIPKTSVGKIQHQQLRAKFQAGAFTIQINKVTELLGDLSELQRPRNQVERQLAEIWQGVLQRGPKADQGPTQIGIHDNFFELGGTSLLLVQVLHQVQNRLQVDLSVVELFQYPTIDALAQYLSQSQSNDLALEQAQARGKKRRQKQVTEIAVVGLSCRFPGAENQEQFWQNLCDGVESITFFTDEEILASGVDPQLLQRSDYVKASPILGEIETFDANFFSYTPKEAELIDPQQRLLLECAWESLEDAGYDPWCYDGSIALYAGASMNTFLLNNVYPNRHRLDNHDPMQMLNLSSMGGFQMTVANDKDYLATRVSYKLNLRGPSVNVQTACSTSLVAIHMASQSLLNGECDMALAGGVSVHAPQKMGHLYQEGMILSPDGHCRAFDAQAQGTLFGSGAGLVVLKKLEDAIASRDNIYAVIKGSALGNDGGQKMGYLAPQAEGQTVVAAEAMAVAEVAPASIGYVEAHGTGTELGDPIEISALTRAFSTQQRQFCAIGSVKTNVGHLNIASGIVGFIKTTLAVQRQKIPPSLHFETPNPRIDFEHSPFFVNTKLRDWPERSAPRRAGINSLGIGGSNVHAILEEVPVTQRSPTIERPVHLFTLSAKTEQALKELAQRSVDDFRNHPELSLGDVCFTRNVGRAHFEWRVALIVDQSETLATSSLVDLTTKLEDWLSNPQASNLYQGKVSPKNTSAKIAFLFTGQGSQYLDMGRDLYETQPVFRQALEDCNTILRPLLERPLLDLLYPETPLEVQEEETPKSLLDQTAYTQPALFALEYALSQLWQSWGIQPTAVMGHSIGEYVAACVAGVFSLEDALKLVAARGRLMQALPANGGMVSVVADEATVNQFLDHERSEVAITEGRPLAIAAVNGPESLVLSGERTAVEQVAEKLTAQGIKTTCLNVSHGFHSPLMEPVLAEFEQIAQQITYHPPQIELISNLTGKRIGDAISTPIYWCRHIQQPVQFAASMKTLTQSGHNIYLECGPKPTLLGMGRALLEKPHNSDLNSDALYLPSLCFQKNDWETILHSLGQLYIRGVAINWENVDQGFEHYRVSLPTYPFQRQRYWLDPPPAQALLRTTARHPLLGQKISTPLQQILYQAQISPEQSSYLQDHQVNTTAIFPGAAFLEIALAAGVESPNLDLPLTVQTVAMEQALPLIGTVNVQTILQQTETGLTFEIFSQNSRADAAWQRHCTGSISQTTPLSEPVIDLEDLRRQFPQERAVSSHYQACQTRSLNYGPQFQAITKLWIKPSAALAKVQLPTALSASNYCLHPVLLDACCQAIFAALPESDTSTLLPIGLDSLTLHCPASDCLWSHVQLHSVAETVTADLMLYRPDGQRVATVTGLTAKRTNLQAVLGMEPQAWQNWLYQVDWREQSGQLEPTVMEPGQWLIFADQGGVGQRLAHQLAQRQQHVILVSPDPQESGSVHQLDPQDPQALRHLLETLQSLPLTLQGVIHLWSLDAVNAEKDDAAISATIQQNCGSALHLIQRLLQAPSRLWLVTRGTQRVNDERLDCSALSQAPLWGLTKTLMLEHPEFPAAVIDLAPQPTVDEHQALWSEILISEPEVQVALRGDQRFVARLAPVTVESAHRQQKQTLQASVSSQLVIPERGTLENLRWQPQTRRRPQAGEVEIRVRATGLNFRDVLNVLDLYPGNPGPLGLECAGDIIAIGAGVSGHQIGDSVVAIATPAFSQHATTSIFAPKPTSLSYAEAATIPVAFMTAHYALNHLAKIGPNDRILIHSAAGGVGQAAVQIAQQAGAEIFATASEGKWEWLRSQGIQHIFNSRTLDFAEEIQAITGKEGVTITLNSLTGKFIPHSLSITSDHFLEIGKQGIWKPKNVCKNWPHLTYSIVDLMQTMEKEPEQVQSLIKAVMEQFQAGELKPLPYKSFSAAKVVNAFRYMQQAKHIGKVVVEQAATPVVPKQSKNPLAQLATGSVLITGGLGDLGLLVAQWLADQGARHLILVGRRSPSPKAQTQILQLEKSGVQVQVMQADISQRNDVTRLLDPYHRATASKVNSTNVAPKTHVNNSHPQATPPLRGIIHAAGILDDGMLQTLNWEEFESVLKAKVNGAWTLHQLTADLDLDFFVLFSSAASLLGSAGQANYAAANAALDTLAQARQSAGLPALSINWGPWEQLGLANHINAGFQGMDRIEPQIGLAVLDHLLRQSWAQAGVLPIHQSQWTVPTGMSDFWSELAVKQPADWLEALRGACDRKSLLFQYLRSEVARLLGRDASALNDPETGFTDLGLDSLTTVEFRNRLQTALSCSLSSTILYDYPTLPLLTEYLMHQIFPADSSVKPASTNLYSTSLNKLSEADAETLLLLQLEQLDSNFRKN, translated from the coding sequence ATGACCCACACCCCCCCCGTCAATGAACCGCGACTGGCGATTAGCCATGGAGACGCTATCTCTCCTGAGATATCTGCCCACCGGTCACTAGCAGCAGTACTGGAGCAGGCGGCTCAAACAACTGCGGGGCTTATCTATATAGAGGCTCAGGGCAACCTCTTAGAGTCTTCCTATGCTGAGGTATTAGCGCGTGCTGAGCGGGTATTGCATGGTCTAAGAACCTTAGGTGCCCAGCCTCAGGACAAAATCATTCTGCAAGCGACCCGCAATCAATCCTTTGTCGAGGCTTTGTGGGGCTGCTTTCTGGGTGGATTCGTACCGGTGCCTTTATCGGTGGCTCCGAGCTATGATGTCCCCAGCCGCAAAGCCAGTCAGCTTCTACAGACTCAGCAGCTACTCAGCGCGCCAATTGTTCTGACAAATCAGGCGCTTCAGCAACCAATACAAAGGTTTTGTGACGAACATAGGCGGGATGTCTCTACGATGGGTCATTCTCCGTCTATTGCCGTTGCGGCGATTGAAAACCTCCGCGACGGTCCACCCGATCGACAGTGGGCCACAGAGCATCATCAGGATCCTGCTCTAATTCTGATGACTTCAGGCAGCACGGGTATGCCGAAAGGGGTCATGCTCTCAACTGAGAACCTGCTGGTGAGCGCTGCTGGTATGGCTGCAGCGAATAGCTTATCGGCAGCAGATATTACCCTCAACTGGATGCCGCTAGAGCACGTGGCCAGCCTAGTAATGTTTCATCTCACCGAAGTCTTTCTAGGGTGTCAGCAGGTTCAGGTCGCCAATGAATGGGTTCTGCAAAATCCGCTGAGATGGCTAGACTGCATTGAGCAGTTCCGGGCCACTGCGACCTGGGCACCCAATTTCGCCTATGGCTTGATTAATGACCAGGCTGACCAAATTCAACAGCGACAGTGGGATTTGTCCTCTATGCGCTGGATGGGCAATGGGGCGGAGGCCGTGGTGGGCAAAACGACCCAGCGGTTCCTTGAGCTGCTGAAGCCCCACAGCTTAACTCAGACAGCGGTGAGTCCGGGCTACGGTATGACGGAGACCTGCTCTGGGATTGTCCATTCCCATCAGTTTGCACCGAGTACAGATACTCTCGTAGAGGTGGGTTCACCTATCCCTGGGGTCTCGGTACGAATCGTGGATCACCAAGATCAGGTAGTGATAGAAGGACAGATTGGGGCGCTGCAGGTACAGGGACTCACGGTGACGGCGGGGTATTATCAGCAGCCCGATTTGAATCGGGAAATTTTCACCTCAGACGGATGGTTTAGAACCGGCGACCTGGGGTTTTTAAAGCAGGGGCGTTTGACCATCACAGGGCGCGAAAAAGACGTGATTGTGATCAATGGCATCAACCACTACGCCCATGAAATCGAGGCTGCCGTTGAAGACCTAAAGGGGGTAGCGGTGTCCTATACCGCAGCCTGTGCCGTCAGCAGTGCAGGTGAGGGCGCTGAACAGTTGGCTCTTTTCTTTCATCCTGAGTCATCCTCGGGTCAAGATCTGGCACTTTTGCTCAAGCAAATTCGCAGAACCCTAAGCTTAGAACTAGGAATAAGCCCCGATTATCTAATCCCAGTGGCACCTGAAGAAATTCCCAAAACGTCAGTGGGTAAAATCCAGCACCAGCAGTTGAGGGCAAAGTTTCAAGCCGGTGCGTTCACTATTCAGATCAATAAAGTCACGGAGCTGTTGGGCGATCTTTCAGAGCTGCAAAGACCTCGCAATCAGGTTGAGCGGCAGTTGGCTGAGATTTGGCAAGGCGTGCTGCAGCGAGGCCCGAAGGCCGACCAAGGGCCAACGCAAATTGGCATCCACGATAACTTTTTTGAGCTGGGTGGAACATCGCTGCTGCTGGTGCAGGTACTGCATCAGGTTCAGAACCGTTTGCAGGTCGATCTATCGGTCGTGGAGCTATTTCAGTACCCCACTATTGATGCTTTAGCTCAATACCTCAGTCAGAGTCAGTCGAATGATTTAGCGCTAGAGCAGGCCCAAGCACGAGGTAAAAAACGAAGGCAGAAACAGGTCACAGAGATTGCTGTAGTAGGACTCTCCTGTCGATTTCCGGGGGCAGAAAACCAGGAGCAGTTTTGGCAGAATCTTTGCGATGGCGTTGAGTCCATCACTTTTTTTACAGACGAAGAAATCTTAGCTTCAGGTGTTGATCCACAACTTTTACAGCGATCGGACTACGTAAAGGCCAGTCCAATCTTGGGTGAGATAGAGACCTTCGATGCGAACTTTTTTAGCTATACCCCCAAGGAGGCAGAGCTAATCGATCCCCAGCAGCGCCTCTTATTAGAGTGTGCCTGGGAGAGTCTAGAGGATGCAGGATACGATCCTTGGTGCTATGACGGCTCGATTGCGCTCTATGCCGGGGCGTCAATGAATACTTTTTTGCTCAACAATGTTTATCCCAACCGCCATCGTTTGGATAATCACGACCCCATGCAGATGCTGAATCTGAGTTCAATGGGTGGCTTTCAGATGACGGTGGCTAATGATAAGGACTATCTGGCGACGCGGGTTTCCTACAAGCTCAATCTCAGAGGGCCGAGCGTCAATGTGCAAACGGCTTGCTCAACGTCGCTAGTGGCAATTCACATGGCGAGCCAGAGTCTGCTCAATGGTGAATGTGATATGGCTTTGGCGGGGGGCGTATCGGTTCATGCGCCGCAGAAGATGGGACATCTCTATCAGGAGGGAATGATTCTATCGCCAGATGGTCACTGTCGCGCCTTTGATGCTCAGGCACAGGGAACGTTGTTCGGCAGTGGCGCGGGGCTGGTGGTGCTGAAGAAGCTGGAAGATGCGATCGCATCTCGCGACAATATCTACGCCGTCATCAAAGGCTCTGCCCTCGGCAATGACGGGGGACAAAAGATGGGCTACCTCGCCCCCCAAGCCGAAGGGCAAACGGTGGTTGCGGCAGAAGCAATGGCAGTGGCAGAGGTTGCACCTGCATCCATTGGCTACGTCGAAGCCCACGGGACCGGAACCGAGTTGGGCGACCCGATTGAGATCTCTGCGTTGACCCGAGCGTTCAGTACCCAGCAGCGGCAATTTTGCGCCATCGGTTCCGTCAAGACCAACGTGGGCCACCTAAATATTGCCTCTGGGATTGTGGGATTTATCAAAACAACGCTTGCCGTTCAGCGTCAAAAAATCCCCCCCAGCCTTCACTTTGAGACCCCTAACCCACGCATTGATTTTGAGCACAGCCCCTTCTTCGTGAATACCAAACTGAGAGACTGGCCGGAGAGGTCTGCGCCGCGTCGGGCGGGGATAAACTCTCTAGGGATTGGCGGTAGCAACGTCCACGCCATTTTGGAAGAGGTTCCTGTTACTCAGCGATCGCCGACGATTGAGCGACCGGTGCATCTATTTACGCTATCCGCCAAAACAGAGCAAGCGTTAAAAGAGTTAGCCCAAAGGTCAGTTGACGATTTTCGTAATCATCCAGAGCTGTCGTTAGGGGATGTTTGTTTTACACGCAATGTGGGGCGGGCACATTTTGAATGGCGGGTTGCGTTGATCGTAGACCAGTCGGAGACTCTCGCAACTTCTTCCCTAGTCGATCTAACAACAAAGTTGGAAGACTGGCTGTCAAACCCTCAAGCCAGCAACCTTTACCAGGGGAAAGTCTCCCCAAAAAATACTTCAGCCAAAATTGCCTTTCTGTTCACGGGTCAAGGCTCGCAATATCTCGACATGGGGCGAGACCTCTACGAGACTCAGCCGGTCTTCCGTCAGGCTTTAGAAGATTGCAACACAATTCTCCGACCGCTGCTGGAGAGACCACTACTGGATCTTCTCTACCCCGAAACACCTCTCGAGGTACAAGAAGAGGAAACACCAAAGTCTCTCCTCGATCAAACGGCCTACACACAGCCTGCACTGTTTGCTCTAGAGTATGCTCTCTCTCAGCTTTGGCAGTCCTGGGGGATTCAACCCACCGCCGTAATGGGGCACAGCATTGGTGAATACGTGGCGGCCTGCGTGGCTGGCGTCTTCAGTCTAGAGGATGCCTTAAAGCTGGTGGCCGCTAGGGGACGCTTAATGCAGGCGCTGCCTGCTAATGGCGGCATGGTTTCAGTCGTGGCTGATGAAGCCACGGTGAATCAGTTCCTCGATCACGAACGTTCTGAAGTTGCAATTACCGAAGGTAGGCCACTAGCCATCGCAGCCGTCAACGGCCCAGAGAGTTTGGTGCTGTCGGGTGAGCGAACTGCAGTAGAACAGGTTGCAGAAAAACTCACAGCCCAGGGGATTAAGACAACCTGCCTCAATGTTTCTCACGGGTTTCATTCGCCGTTGATGGAGCCAGTACTAGCGGAATTTGAACAGATCGCTCAGCAGATCACCTATCACCCGCCACAAATTGAATTAATTTCGAATCTCACGGGAAAAAGGATTGGGGATGCGATCTCAACTCCAATCTACTGGTGTCGCCATATTCAGCAACCCGTTCAGTTCGCCGCTAGCATGAAAACCCTGACCCAGTCAGGGCACAACATCTATCTCGAATGCGGCCCCAAGCCTACGCTGCTAGGCATGGGGCGAGCGCTCCTTGAGAAACCCCACAATTCAGATCTGAACTCTGACGCTCTATACCTCCCCAGTCTTTGCTTCCAAAAGAACGACTGGGAAACAATTCTGCACAGTCTCGGCCAGCTCTACATTCGGGGCGTTGCAATCAATTGGGAAAACGTAGATCAGGGCTTTGAACATTATCGGGTTTCACTTCCCACCTATCCCTTTCAGCGGCAGCGATATTGGCTCGATCCACCGCCAGCCCAGGCTCTTTTACGAACAACTGCGAGGCATCCGTTGCTGGGGCAGAAAATTTCAACCCCGCTACAGCAAATTTTGTATCAGGCACAGATTTCACCTGAGCAGTCCAGCTACTTACAGGATCATCAAGTTAATACTACCGCTATCTTTCCAGGCGCTGCATTCCTAGAAATTGCGTTAGCAGCAGGAGTAGAATCTCCTAACTTAGATCTGCCTCTAACGGTACAAACGGTTGCGATGGAGCAAGCCCTACCGTTGATTGGCACTGTCAACGTGCAGACGATCCTGCAGCAAACAGAGACAGGATTAACCTTTGAGATCTTTAGCCAGAATTCCCGTGCAGACGCCGCGTGGCAAAGGCACTGTACAGGCAGTATCTCTCAGACGACTCCCCTCTCTGAACCCGTCATCGACTTAGAAGATTTACGTCGTCAGTTCCCGCAGGAGCGGGCGGTCAGCAGTCACTATCAGGCTTGTCAAACCCGTAGCCTCAATTACGGACCACAGTTCCAAGCCATTACGAAATTGTGGATCAAACCCAGTGCAGCCCTAGCGAAAGTCCAGCTTCCGACAGCACTGTCAGCCTCGAACTATTGCCTACATCCCGTGCTGCTAGATGCTTGCTGTCAAGCCATTTTTGCAGCCCTACCGGAGTCGGATACATCAACGCTGTTGCCCATTGGACTCGATTCTCTAACCCTCCACTGTCCTGCCAGCGATTGCCTGTGGAGCCATGTTCAATTGCATTCCGTCGCTGAGACGGTTACCGCCGATCTGATGCTGTACCGTCCTGATGGTCAACGAGTCGCTACGGTCACGGGGCTAACGGCAAAGAGAACAAATCTCCAAGCGGTGTTGGGAATGGAGCCGCAAGCTTGGCAAAACTGGCTATATCAGGTGGATTGGCGAGAGCAGTCCGGCCAGCTTGAGCCGACTGTAATGGAGCCAGGGCAATGGCTGATCTTTGCCGATCAAGGGGGTGTCGGTCAGCGGCTTGCCCACCAACTCGCGCAGCGGCAACAGCATGTGATCCTTGTGAGTCCAGATCCTCAAGAGAGTGGCTCAGTACATCAGCTTGACCCACAAGATCCACAGGCGCTGCGCCATTTGTTAGAGACGTTGCAATCTTTGCCGCTGACCTTGCAAGGCGTCATTCATCTTTGGAGTTTAGATGCCGTTAATGCAGAAAAAGACGATGCAGCAATCAGCGCAACAATACAGCAAAATTGTGGCTCGGCTCTCCATCTGATCCAGAGGTTACTGCAGGCACCCTCTCGACTCTGGCTAGTGACGCGGGGTACCCAGCGAGTGAATGATGAACGCCTTGATTGCTCTGCTCTCAGTCAGGCTCCACTGTGGGGATTGACGAAGACACTAATGCTGGAGCATCCTGAGTTCCCTGCGGCTGTGATCGACTTGGCCCCTCAGCCCACTGTGGATGAGCATCAGGCTCTCTGGTCTGAAATTCTTATATCGGAACCAGAGGTACAGGTGGCTTTGCGAGGCGATCAGCGATTTGTGGCTCGACTAGCTCCGGTGACCGTTGAGTCAGCCCATCGCCAACAGAAACAAACGCTTCAGGCATCTGTCTCAAGTCAGCTCGTCATCCCTGAGCGCGGCACCCTTGAGAATCTTCGCTGGCAGCCTCAAACTCGACGCCGACCGCAGGCAGGTGAGGTTGAAATTCGGGTAAGGGCAACGGGGCTAAATTTCCGAGATGTCTTGAATGTACTCGATCTCTATCCTGGTAATCCAGGACCGCTGGGGTTGGAATGTGCGGGAGATATCATAGCCATCGGAGCTGGAGTGAGCGGCCACCAGATTGGGGATTCGGTGGTTGCCATAGCGACTCCAGCTTTTTCTCAACACGCCACCACCTCTATCTTCGCCCCTAAACCCACATCACTCAGCTACGCAGAAGCTGCCACAATTCCCGTCGCGTTCATGACGGCTCACTATGCGCTCAATCATCTGGCCAAGATTGGACCGAACGACCGCATCTTGATCCATTCAGCGGCAGGCGGCGTGGGTCAGGCTGCAGTGCAGATTGCCCAACAAGCGGGAGCCGAAATTTTTGCCACGGCTTCGGAGGGGAAGTGGGAATGGTTGAGATCGCAAGGCATCCAACACATTTTCAACTCACGCACCCTAGACTTTGCCGAAGAGATTCAGGCCATCACGGGAAAAGAGGGCGTTACGATAACCCTCAACTCGTTAACGGGCAAATTCATCCCCCACAGCCTGTCGATCACCAGCGACCATTTTCTAGAAATTGGCAAACAGGGCATCTGGAAACCTAAAAACGTTTGCAAAAACTGGCCTCATCTCACCTATTCCATCGTTGATTTAATGCAAACAATGGAGAAAGAACCAGAGCAGGTGCAATCGCTTATCAAAGCAGTGATGGAGCAGTTTCAAGCGGGTGAGCTGAAGCCACTACCCTACAAAAGCTTCTCGGCAGCGAAGGTGGTGAATGCTTTTCGCTACATGCAGCAGGCGAAACACATCGGCAAAGTGGTGGTGGAGCAAGCCGCCACTCCGGTAGTTCCTAAACAATCAAAAAATCCATTAGCCCAACTTGCAACGGGGTCCGTGCTGATTACGGGTGGTTTAGGAGACTTAGGGTTGCTCGTTGCACAGTGGCTAGCAGATCAGGGTGCAAGGCATCTCATTTTAGTCGGACGGCGATCGCCCTCTCCCAAAGCGCAAACGCAGATTCTCCAGCTAGAGAAGTCGGGGGTACAGGTACAGGTCATGCAGGCCGATATCTCTCAGCGAAATGATGTCACCCGATTACTGGATCCCTACCATCGCGCCACCGCATCGAAAGTGAATAGCACAAACGTTGCACCAAAGACGCATGTGAACAATAGCCACCCCCAAGCGACGCCTCCACTGAGAGGCATTATTCATGCCGCAGGTATTTTAGATGACGGAATGCTTCAAACCCTAAACTGGGAGGAATTTGAATCAGTCTTGAAGGCAAAAGTGAATGGAGCCTGGACACTTCACCAACTCACCGCCGATCTTGATCTAGATTTTTTCGTTCTCTTCTCCTCTGCCGCCTCTTTACTAGGTTCAGCAGGACAGGCGAATTATGCCGCCGCCAACGCCGCCCTCGATACCCTTGCTCAGGCTCGTCAAAGCGCCGGATTACCTGCGCTCTCAATCAATTGGGGACCGTGGGAGCAGCTAGGCTTGGCAAATCATATCAATGCTGGTTTTCAGGGAATGGATCGCATTGAGCCACAAATCGGTTTGGCTGTTCTCGATCATCTGCTACGGCAATCATGGGCACAGGCTGGCGTTCTGCCCATTCATCAATCTCAGTGGACCGTTCCGACCGGGATGTCTGACTTTTGGTCGGAACTAGCGGTCAAGCAACCTGCTGATTGGCTGGAGGCCCTTCGAGGAGCTTGCGATCGCAAGTCCTTACTATTTCAGTATTTACGTTCTGAAGTGGCCCGACTGCTGGGGCGTGATGCCTCTGCCTTAAACGATCCTGAAACTGGTTTTACAGACCTGGGGCTAGACTCTCTAACCACAGTCGAATTCAGGAATCGCCTACAGACTGCACTTAGCTGTTCGCTTTCTTCAACGATTCTCTATGATTACCCTACACTTCCGTTGCTGACAGAATATTTAATGCACCAAATATTCCCTGCCGACTCATCTGTTAAGCCGGCCTCGACAAATCTGTACTCCACCAGCTTGAATAAATTATCAGAGGCCGACGCAGAAACACTCTTGCTTCTGCAACTAGAGCAACTTGACTCCAATTTTAGAAAGAACTAA
- a CDS encoding 2-isopropylmalate synthase: METIKLRVSDETLRDGVQQVGLFLEDDAKRVLAHLIAQTGVHQIALMPAVHESEAVLVRGLAAEGLHRQVVASTMMDRQYIDQAKACGVRQIILFHAVSDRLLCLREPNVQAQPIGAEAACSKALTERVRSRMLEKVVENLQYATSIGLKISFAAEDASRADFDFLVECINVFQPYIDCFFLCDTVGVLTPEKTYIWVQDLLQCTHQPFLSVHFHNDMGLALENTIQAVYAGAMGISGTFSGVGERAGNVALEQVLHGLRARFGWEVAGIDYEALPEVVDYLTQKGIRANPPYSRQARQFETGIHVNSLIRDRNSYAVFPHAEPDIWFGRCSGASNFRYLFETHLQQSLTQAQYEQLRSAIKALSTERKRSFSTAEVLELLDQGILRVF, from the coding sequence ATGGAGACGATAAAACTACGGGTATCTGACGAAACATTGCGGGATGGTGTCCAGCAAGTTGGCTTGTTCCTCGAGGACGATGCTAAGCGGGTATTGGCTCATCTCATTGCTCAGACTGGCGTACACCAGATTGCCTTGATGCCTGCAGTTCATGAAAGTGAGGCCGTTCTGGTGCGTGGGTTGGCTGCGGAAGGGCTCCACCGTCAGGTGGTGGCTTCAACCATGATGGACCGTCAATATATTGATCAGGCAAAAGCCTGTGGTGTTCGGCAAATTATTCTCTTCCATGCTGTTTCCGATCGGCTGCTGTGTTTGCGGGAACCCAATGTTCAAGCTCAGCCCATAGGTGCAGAGGCAGCTTGCTCTAAGGCCTTAACTGAAAGAGTGCGCTCTCGGATGCTTGAGAAAGTTGTCGAAAATCTACAGTATGCGACCAGTATCGGCCTAAAAATCAGCTTTGCGGCTGAAGATGCAAGTCGAGCTGACTTTGATTTTTTAGTTGAATGTATAAATGTCTTTCAGCCTTATATTGACTGCTTTTTTCTTTGCGATACCGTGGGTGTCCTCACGCCAGAAAAAACCTATATCTGGGTTCAGGATCTGCTGCAGTGTACCCATCAGCCTTTTTTGTCGGTGCATTTTCATAACGATATGGGGCTAGCGCTAGAGAACACCATTCAGGCCGTGTATGCCGGAGCCATGGGTATTTCAGGTACCTTTAGCGGTGTCGGAGAACGAGCTGGCAATGTGGCTTTAGAGCAGGTGCTCCACGGATTGAGGGCTAGGTTTGGTTGGGAGGTAGCAGGAATTGACTATGAGGCTTTGCCTGAGGTGGTCGATTATCTGACGCAGAAAGGGATTCGAGCAAACCCGCCCTATTCTCGGCAGGCGCGCCAGTTTGAGACGGGGATTCACGTCAATTCTCTGATTCGCGATCGCAACAGCTACGCTGTGTTCCCCCATGCTGAGCCTGATATCTGGTTTGGCAGATGTAGCGGTGCCAGTAACTTCCGTTATTTGTTTGAGACCCATCTGCAGCAATCCTTGACCCAAGCACAGTACGAGCAACTGCGGTCAGCGATTAAGGCCCTCTCTACTGAGAGAAAGCGGTCTTTCTCGACCGCCGAAGTTTTAGAGTTGCTAGACCAGGGAATTCTTAGAGTCTTTTAG